The DNA segment GAGGTGGGAGCGCACGCTGCCGTCCCACTCGTCCTCGGCCATGTTGAAGATCATGCGCTCTCTGAGAATGCCGTGGGCGCAAACGAGGATGTCGAGTCCGCCGTAGCCCTCGATCGTCTCGCGTACGAGCTTCTCGGCGTACTCCATGTCCGCCACGTCGCCGATCGACGCTCGCGCCGTGCCGCCGGCCTTCGCAATCTCGTCCACCACGGCGTTGACGCGGGCGGGGTCCATGCCCATCCGCCCTTCGACGTCGGCGCCTGTGTCCGCGACAACCACCTTCGCCCCTTGCTCGGCGAAGATCTTGCTGACCCAGCTGCCCATGCCGCCCGCGCCGCCTGTGACGATCGCAACCTTGCCTTCCAGATGCCGCCCGGCCATACTCTCTCCTTGTCCGCGCCCTGGTCCCGCGCCGTTTATCCCCTGCACTCTAACCCCTGGGCAAGCCGAGGCCGCGCGTGGCGATGATGTTGCGCTGGATCTCGCTGGTGCCCGCCGCGATCGTGTACGAGACGGTGGAGAGATACATGTCCTCCAACTCGCCCTGCAGCGGCGCGAAGGGCGAACCCGGACGCAGGCCGCCGTACAGCCCCAGCAGGTTGATGCCCGCCGCGGCCACGCGCTGATTCAGCTCCGTGCCGTAGACCTTGGACATCGACGACTCGTAGTTAGGGATCAGCCCCCGTCCCTGCATCCAGGCCACGCGGTACGCCAGCCAGCGCCCGACCGCGGCCTCGATCTGCAGCTCAGCCAGGCGGGCACGCACTCCGGGCAGATCCGCCGGCTTCCCGCCGCTGGGACTGGCCATGCCGGCGAAGGCCGTGAGCTTCGCCAGCGTGCGCTCGGCGCCGACGACGAAGCCGATGCCGGAGCGCTCGAAGTCGAGCGTCGTCGTCGCCGCGTACCAGCCGCGGTTGATTTCGCCGATGATCTGGTTGGCGGGTACGCGCACGTTCTCGAAGAACGTCTCGTTGAAGCCGGAGCGGCCGTTCATCTGTACGATCGGCCGCACGCTGATCCCCGGCGAGGACATCTCCGCCATGAAGTAGGTGATGCCGCGGTGCTTGGGCGCGTCCGGATCGGTGCGGCCCAGCACATGGATCCAGCCGGCGTACTGGGCGCCGCTGGTCCAGATCTTCTGGCCGTTGAGCACGAAGTCGTCGCCGTCGCGCACGGCGCGCAGTTGCAGCGACGCCAGATCGGAGCCCGATCCCGGCTCGGAGAAGCCCTGGCACCAGTACGCCTCGCCGCGGGCGATCGGCGGCAGGAAGCGCTGCTTCTGCGCCTCGGTGCCGTGCACCATCAGGCAAGGCCCGACCAGGTTGATGCCGCCGTTGGTCGCGGGGGCGCCGACGCGGCCGACCTCTTCTTGAAAGACGAGCTGGCGCAGGTGGCTGGCGCCCATGCCGCCGTATGCTTTGGGCCAGGCGAGCGTCAGCCAACCGTGTTCGGCAAGCTTCTGCTGGAAGCGTTGCTGCGCCTGGAACGCCGCCGGACTCGAGGGATCGTAGCCGCTCGCTTCGCCGCTCCAGTTTTCGCCGAGGAAGCGCCGCACCTCGCCGCGGAAGCCCTCGTCCTCTGCGCTCAGCCGGAAGTCCATTGCACGCATCCTTATACGGCCGTTGCGGAGTCGGCGCCGTCCCTCCCGATCGGATCCGGTCGCCGCGCCGGGGCCGTTCTTCACTCTAGCCATCGCGGCCAGTATTGCCAACGGCGGCCAGGTCGCGAGCCGAGCGGGGCGGCGGAAGCGGTCGCCGCGACGGGTCGGAGCGAACCAGCCGGCGATCACGCGCCGCTGCTCGCAGCACGGCCGCGGGCAGTTCCACCGAGTTGCGGGGGCTGGCTTTCGTGCAGCCCTTAGCCGAAGCGCCCGGTGATGTAGTCCTCGGT comes from the Dehalococcoidia bacterium genome and includes:
- a CDS encoding acyl-CoA dehydrogenase family protein codes for the protein MDFRLSAEDEGFRGEVRRFLGENWSGEASGYDPSSPAAFQAQQRFQQKLAEHGWLTLAWPKAYGGMGASHLRQLVFQEEVGRVGAPATNGGINLVGPCLMVHGTEAQKQRFLPPIARGEAYWCQGFSEPGSGSDLASLQLRAVRDGDDFVLNGQKIWTSGAQYAGWIHVLGRTDPDAPKHRGITYFMAEMSSPGISVRPIVQMNGRSGFNETFFENVRVPANQIIGEINRGWYAATTTLDFERSGIGFVVGAERTLAKLTAFAGMASPSGGKPADLPGVRARLAELQIEAAVGRWLAYRVAWMQGRGLIPNYESSMSKVYGTELNQRVAAAGINLLGLYGGLRPGSPFAPLQGELEDMYLSTVSYTIAAGTSEIQRNIIATRGLGLPRG